One Armatimonadota bacterium genomic window carries:
- a CDS encoding AAA family ATPase translates to MVSFPILKNVIIEGYGMYPGTTDQPGLTFEFKPGLSLILGANGIGKTTFISILFRSLTGPYELPTATLTGDLGSARIQAIRMPSYARSVFANRVMNGASDAVVTLTFMLNDTSVVISRSLHDLSLRQVIIDGLITHLAEEDLQAEICRLAGVWSFGDWILLLRHMIFYFEDRRALVWDQSAQRQILRILFMQPDMSEVWIKKEREVLELDSRMRNLQSAVSREERALASEVAKSEGAKDIRAELETIEKLLTSDSADRETLQYDLVGIEAARQDRRLSYLQKEQERESAFREFENAKLIAIASRFPSRSDTARYILAQLMTDNTCLVCGSEVPGVVEELTQRIEDSLCVVCASDISESEILAESSELADKRVQVSLRQLNDCDVAQESAANALKEIESAFSQHVLTIQELNTSIAKKSARLAELVKLLPPEESKLHRKQAETAALRSSVESQRQMLQELRTSFRSFIEIRNKEIADKASDVVASFHSFARGFLLEDCTLSWAPRKSRLGETGESFDFPFFELDLSGSDFNSTVRRTGPEQVSESQREFIDLSFRMALTSTAGAHGFTSLLIDAPESSLDAVFVVRAASVLAKFARATVENRLVVTSNLVEGQLLPLLLKTAESDNHNFERLLNLFDIAEPTEAIRQLHDEYQERIESLLASLGDNS, encoded by the coding sequence ATGGTCAGCTTCCCAATATTAAAGAACGTTATTATCGAGGGATATGGAATGTATCCCGGTACAACAGATCAACCGGGTCTAACATTTGAATTTAAGCCCGGCCTTAGCCTCATTCTAGGAGCAAATGGAATAGGTAAAACGACTTTCATTTCAATTCTGTTCCGGTCACTCACGGGACCGTACGAGCTACCTACGGCGACTCTCACTGGAGACTTAGGTAGCGCACGAATCCAGGCTATCAGGATGCCCTCGTACGCCCGCAGCGTATTTGCCAACCGCGTTATGAATGGTGCATCGGACGCCGTGGTTACCTTGACGTTTATGCTGAATGACACGTCGGTGGTCATTTCAAGGTCGTTACATGATTTGAGCCTAAGGCAAGTAATCATAGACGGTTTGATAACCCATTTAGCCGAGGAGGATTTGCAAGCCGAAATATGTAGACTCGCTGGAGTTTGGTCGTTTGGCGACTGGATATTACTGCTACGGCACATGATCTTCTATTTTGAGGATCGACGAGCGTTGGTTTGGGATCAATCAGCACAACGCCAGATTCTCCGGATACTGTTTATGCAGCCAGATATGTCTGAGGTCTGGATCAAGAAGGAACGTGAAGTTTTAGAGTTAGACAGTCGTATGAGGAACCTGCAGAGTGCTGTTTCAAGGGAGGAACGGGCACTAGCAAGTGAGGTTGCAAAGTCGGAAGGAGCCAAGGACATACGTGCTGAATTGGAAACGATTGAAAAGCTTTTGACAAGCGATTCAGCTGACCGGGAAACCCTTCAATATGATCTGGTAGGCATTGAGGCAGCAAGGCAGGATCGCCGCCTTTCGTACTTGCAAAAAGAACAAGAGAGGGAATCTGCTTTTAGAGAATTCGAAAATGCTAAGTTGATTGCTATTGCATCTAGATTCCCGAGTCGCTCTGATACGGCTCGCTATATCCTTGCGCAATTGATGACGGACAACACCTGCTTAGTTTGTGGCTCCGAGGTACCGGGAGTGGTAGAAGAGCTCACCCAGCGTATAGAAGACTCACTTTGTGTTGTGTGCGCTTCTGATATTTCCGAAAGTGAGATCTTAGCGGAATCTAGCGAACTGGCCGATAAACGCGTGCAAGTAAGTCTTCGACAACTTAATGACTGTGATGTTGCACAAGAGAGTGCGGCAAATGCGCTGAAGGAAATTGAATCTGCCTTTTCGCAACATGTTCTTACAATTCAAGAACTAAATACTTCTATTGCCAAAAAATCGGCAAGGCTAGCGGAATTAGTTAAGCTTTTACCCCCGGAGGAGTCAAAACTGCACCGAAAGCAGGCGGAAACGGCGGCATTGAGAAGTAGTGTTGAGTCTCAGCGTCAAATGCTCCAAGAATTGCGCACATCTTTTCGCTCTTTCATTGAGATCAGAAATAAGGAAATAGCTGATAAAGCTTCAGATGTTGTAGCTTCCTTTCACAGCTTTGCCAGAGGATTCTTACTGGAGGATTGCACCCTAAGCTGGGCACCAAGGAAGTCAAGGCTGGGAGAGACAGGTGAGTCATTCGATTTTCCATTTTTTGAATTGGATCTAAGTGGCTCAGACTTCAATTCAACGGTGCGCCGTACCGGGCCTGAACAGGTGTCCGAAAGTCAGCGAGAATTCATCGATCTCTCATTTCGAATGGCTTTGACATCAACGGCAGGAGCACATGGATTCACCAGCCTGCTTATTGATGCGCCAGAGTCATCATTGGATGCCGTTTTTGTGGTTAGGGCGGCAAGCGTTCTCGCTAAATTTGCACGTGCTACCGTGGAAAACAGACTGGTCGTAACATCAAATTTGGTGGAAGGGCAATTGTTGCCACTTCTATTGAAGACAGCCGAAAGTGATAACCATAATTTTGAACGGTTGCTGAATCTTTTTGACATTGCGGAGCCAACTGAGGCGATTAGACAGTTGCATGATGAATATCAAGAACGAATTGAGAGCTTACTTGCATCTCTGGGTGACAATTCGTGA
- a CDS encoding transcription termination factor Rho — translation MTPTFRQRQGQGGGNNQNNNRRRRNRANEGLPKGDSQTELENLPEHDFSEFDAMPPAELLKVAKKAKISADLLKYEVIEALLPVMNKEKEPQYAKGILEIMNDGWGFLRKDTYQPSPDDVYVSQSLVKKGNLRSGDLVFGLVRAPKEGEKYRGMLRVEAVNNTGLALLHNVKRKNFDELTPLYPDEKLVMETTADNIPTRIVDLISPIGKGQRALIVSPPKAGKTTMMKSIANAISTNHPEVALLVLLVDERPEEVTDMRRSVRGQVISSTFDEPAENHMRVAELCLEQAKRLVESGRDVVIMLDSLTRLSRASNLTINPSGRTLTGGLDPSALYRPRRFFGAARNIEEGGSLTIIASVLVDTGSKMDESIFEELKGTGNSEIILDRELSERRIWPAIDVRRSSTRHEELLFNREIYEGVVQLRRLMAKEQSSLEATEQFIKLIKRTPNNAAFIEGVIQRTRATV, via the coding sequence ATGACTCCGACATTCAGACAACGCCAAGGGCAAGGCGGCGGTAACAACCAAAACAACAACCGACGCCGACGCAACCGTGCCAACGAGGGTCTGCCTAAGGGCGACTCCCAGACAGAGCTCGAAAATCTGCCAGAACACGATTTTTCTGAGTTCGACGCCATGCCGCCAGCCGAACTGCTGAAGGTGGCAAAGAAGGCCAAGATTTCGGCCGACCTGCTCAAGTACGAGGTCATCGAGGCGCTCCTGCCAGTGATGAACAAGGAAAAGGAGCCTCAGTATGCCAAGGGCATTCTTGAGATCATGAACGACGGATGGGGCTTCCTGCGAAAGGACACCTATCAGCCGTCGCCCGACGATGTTTACGTTTCGCAATCGCTGGTGAAGAAGGGCAACCTTCGAAGCGGCGACCTCGTTTTCGGCCTGGTTCGAGCGCCGAAGGAAGGCGAGAAGTATCGCGGCATGCTCCGCGTCGAGGCGGTGAACAACACCGGTCTCGCGCTGCTGCACAACGTCAAGCGAAAGAATTTCGACGAACTGACGCCGCTGTATCCCGACGAGAAGCTGGTGATGGAGACGACGGCGGACAATATTCCGACGCGAATCGTCGACCTGATCTCGCCGATCGGCAAGGGCCAGCGCGCCCTGATCGTGTCGCCGCCCAAGGCGGGTAAGACGACGATGATGAAGTCGATCGCCAATGCGATTTCGACCAATCATCCCGAAGTCGCTCTGCTGGTCTTGCTGGTCGACGAACGACCGGAAGAGGTGACGGACATGCGACGATCGGTTCGCGGCCAGGTGATCTCGTCGACCTTCGACGAGCCGGCGGAGAACCACATGCGAGTGGCCGAACTTTGCCTTGAGCAAGCCAAGCGACTGGTGGAATCCGGTCGAGACGTGGTCATCATGCTCGACTCGCTGACGCGACTTTCGCGCGCTTCCAACTTGACGATCAACCCTTCGGGACGAACGCTGACCGGCGGTCTCGACCCGTCGGCGCTGTACCGACCGCGACGGTTCTTCGGCGCGGCGCGCAACATCGAAGAAGGCGGCTCGCTCACGATCATCGCTTCGGTTCTGGTGGATACCGGTTCGAAGATGGACGAATCGATCTTTGAAGAGTTGAAGGGTACGGGTAACTCGGAAATCATCCTCGACCGCGAACTGTCGGAGCGCCGCATTTGGCCAGCTATCGACGTGCGACGGTCGTCGACCCGACACGAAGAACTGCTGTTCAACCGGGAGATTTACGAAGGCGTGGTCCAGCTTCGCCGCCTGATGGCGAAGGAGCAGAGCTCGCTGGAAGCCACCGAGCAGTTCATCAAGCTCATCAAGCGAACGCCGAACAACGCCGCGTTTATCGAAGGCGTTATTCAACGCACTCGCGCGACGGTTTAG
- a CDS encoding TIGR02453 family protein, giving the protein MSFPESGRRFLRELELNNNRDWFNAHKAEYETEVKGPSEEFFEDVRQGLADLRGEEFGGKLYRIYRDVRFSKDKTPYTPYVRMSFWRMPEESGLCRAFHASIEPDRLTVGTGVWEFDSERLAAFRQSVDELPAVLDALVEMGARIPEPELARVPKGFDAALPLADHYRRKGISAWFDHELDREAIEASLALDGMQKLTPLYDWLCKF; this is encoded by the coding sequence ATGAGTTTTCCAGAATCGGGGCGACGGTTCCTGCGGGAACTGGAGCTTAACAACAACCGGGATTGGTTCAATGCGCACAAGGCGGAGTACGAGACCGAGGTGAAAGGGCCGAGCGAGGAGTTCTTCGAAGACGTTCGGCAGGGGCTGGCGGACCTGCGCGGCGAAGAATTCGGCGGCAAGCTGTATCGAATCTACCGCGACGTCCGGTTTTCGAAGGATAAGACGCCGTACACGCCTTACGTGCGAATGTCGTTTTGGCGGATGCCGGAAGAGTCGGGTTTGTGTCGGGCTTTTCATGCCTCGATCGAGCCTGATCGGCTGACCGTTGGGACAGGGGTTTGGGAGTTCGACTCTGAGCGGCTGGCGGCCTTTCGGCAGAGCGTGGATGAACTTCCGGCGGTGCTCGACGCCTTGGTGGAGATGGGAGCGCGGATACCTGAACCTGAATTAGCGCGGGTGCCGAAGGGGTTCGACGCGGCTTTACCGTTGGCCGATCACTATCGGCGAAAAGGGATCAGCGCGTGGTTCGACCACGAGTTGGACCGAGAAGCAATCGAGGCATCGTTGGCCCTGGACGGAATGCAGAAATTGACCCCGTTATACGATTGGCTCTGCAAGTTCTAA
- the hpt gene encoding hypoxanthine phosphoribosyltransferase: MRLEVLISSDEIQSKVRELAQQIDASIPKSDQPIILLGILKGSVHFLSDLSRALWDLGRDCHLEFMQVSSWHGETSSSGVVQIKKDLDSSIEDRDVVIVEDILDTGRTLSHLRELLGTRRPRSLQICALLSKPDARIVNVECEYIGFPIPNKFVVGYGLDFDERFRNLPTIAVFHQDE, encoded by the coding sequence ATGCGCCTTGAAGTGTTGATCTCTTCCGACGAAATTCAGTCAAAAGTTCGTGAACTCGCCCAGCAGATCGACGCTTCGATTCCCAAGTCCGACCAGCCGATCATTCTGCTCGGAATTCTGAAAGGCTCGGTCCATTTTCTGAGCGATCTTTCCCGGGCTTTGTGGGATTTGGGCCGCGATTGCCACCTGGAATTCATGCAAGTGAGCAGTTGGCATGGCGAAACGAGCAGTTCCGGCGTAGTACAAATTAAGAAGGATCTCGACAGCAGCATCGAAGATCGGGACGTCGTCATCGTGGAAGATATTCTCGACACGGGCCGGACGCTCTCGCACCTTCGCGAACTGCTGGGAACCCGGCGTCCTCGCTCGCTCCAAATCTGCGCTTTGCTCTCAAAACCGGATGCAAGGATCGTAAATGTGGAATGTGAGTATATAGGTTTCCCCATTCCTAACAAATTTGTGGTAGGATACGGATTAGACTTCGACGAGCGATTTCGCAATCTGCCGACCATCGCCGTTTTCCACCAAGACGAATAG
- a CDS encoding glycoside hydrolase: MPKWAVVLALLVPCLASAQSSLESDFKNPPNSGKLRAYWWWLNGNVTRASIQRDLEQMAAKGFGGALICDANGADQFGNGPVPHGPDFFSPEWRELYKFTLQEAHKLGLEMSLNIMSGWNLGGPMVPAKDAPKKLVFSSTTVDGNATTIKLQEPKHDPALYGEVAVVAYPVDPSAKPGTLRHFEEKALIKGLSFSAPDTSLLLDDGPDIPREAATRSSEVIDVSRDMDADGTLHWKKRPGHWQVFRIGYTLNDHCHVSTNSEGWYGYAIDPFDKGAFMRYWNTVVEPLIRDAGPLAGNTLKYLHTDSWEVEVANWTPTLREEFRRRRGYDMWPYLPVMLGQIVDSRTKSNRFLNDLRRTIGDLAIDNHYRLFRDNAHKHGLLIHPESGGPHAVPIDSLQCLGMDDAPMSEFWASSWTHRVKEEDRFFVKQPASAAHTYGHNLVLAEGFTTIGPHWQETLWDNLKPNFDEASCQGLNRLVWHAFVCSPDSTGLPGQQYFAGTHLNPKVTWWNQSQPFFAYLNRVQTMLQKGRFVADALVYYGNHVPNFAQLEKSDPAKVRPGYDYDVATEEVILNRVQVENGDLVLPDGMRYRLLVLPNRTTISLPVLKKVRELVIAGATVLGPKPTEATSLEDYPQRDAEVKKIADELWGAGPSVPVRTVGDGVVLSGLSGRDALLGRTAGPDFAFTSPDDLDINYVHRRDGDADIYFVANRSKTAGKAACSFRVTGKVPEFWDPMTGEVRDVPSWTDDTIHTTVPMEFNPCGSMFVVFRRPGRPDPKIGPLANYDRVTDLGFLDSGWGVAFDPKWGGPAHTAFEKLTDWSENPDPGIRYYSGTAVYTTTFEGPQTAIKGLALDLGSVHEVSEVILNGRNLGIVWAPPFRVDISQAVQPGTNVLEVRVTNFWPNRVIGDARSPGQTPFTRTNIRNLTADSKLMPSGLLGPVRIVSISRGK; this comes from the coding sequence ATGCCGAAGTGGGCTGTGGTCCTCGCTTTGTTGGTGCCGTGCCTAGCCTCGGCCCAAAGTTCCCTGGAATCTGACTTCAAAAATCCGCCCAATTCCGGCAAGCTCCGTGCCTATTGGTGGTGGCTCAACGGCAATGTCACCCGCGCCTCCATCCAGCGCGATCTTGAGCAAATGGCCGCCAAAGGGTTTGGTGGAGCCCTCATCTGCGATGCCAACGGAGCCGACCAATTTGGCAACGGACCGGTCCCACATGGTCCAGATTTCTTTTCTCCCGAATGGCGTGAACTGTATAAGTTCACACTTCAAGAAGCCCACAAATTAGGCTTAGAAATGAGCCTCAACATCATGAGCGGGTGGAACCTCGGTGGCCCGATGGTGCCCGCCAAAGACGCCCCCAAGAAGCTCGTTTTCTCGTCGACGACCGTCGATGGCAACGCAACCACCATCAAGCTTCAGGAGCCCAAACACGATCCTGCCCTTTACGGCGAAGTCGCCGTCGTCGCTTATCCCGTCGATCCCTCTGCCAAGCCCGGAACCTTGCGCCATTTCGAAGAAAAGGCTCTCATCAAAGGTCTCTCTTTTTCCGCCCCCGACACTTCCCTTTTGCTAGACGACGGTCCTGATATCCCGCGTGAAGCCGCTACCCGCTCGTCCGAGGTCATCGATGTCTCCCGCGACATGGACGCCGACGGCACACTCCATTGGAAGAAACGGCCCGGCCATTGGCAGGTCTTCCGCATCGGCTATACCCTCAACGATCACTGTCACGTCTCGACCAACAGCGAAGGATGGTACGGCTACGCCATCGATCCTTTCGACAAGGGCGCATTCATGCGCTATTGGAACACCGTCGTCGAACCCCTCATCCGCGACGCCGGTCCGCTCGCAGGTAACACCCTCAAGTACCTTCACACCGACAGTTGGGAGGTCGAAGTCGCTAACTGGACTCCCACTCTCCGAGAGGAGTTTCGACGCCGACGCGGCTACGACATGTGGCCCTACCTTCCCGTCATGCTCGGCCAAATCGTCGACAGCCGCACCAAGAGCAATCGCTTCCTCAACGACCTCCGCCGCACCATCGGCGACCTCGCCATCGACAACCACTATCGCCTCTTCCGAGACAACGCTCACAAGCACGGTCTCCTCATCCATCCCGAGTCGGGCGGGCCCCACGCAGTCCCTATCGACTCCCTTCAATGCCTCGGCATGGATGACGCACCTATGTCCGAGTTTTGGGCCTCATCCTGGACACATCGAGTCAAAGAAGAAGACCGCTTCTTTGTGAAGCAGCCCGCGTCTGCTGCCCACACCTATGGTCATAACCTTGTCCTCGCCGAAGGTTTCACCACCATCGGACCTCACTGGCAGGAGACCCTTTGGGACAACCTCAAACCCAATTTCGACGAAGCAAGCTGTCAGGGTCTGAACCGCCTGGTCTGGCATGCCTTCGTCTGCTCGCCTGACTCCACCGGTCTGCCCGGTCAGCAGTACTTTGCTGGTACCCATCTCAACCCCAAAGTCACCTGGTGGAACCAATCTCAGCCCTTTTTCGCCTATCTTAACCGCGTCCAAACCATGCTCCAAAAGGGACGCTTTGTGGCCGACGCGCTGGTGTATTACGGAAACCACGTCCCCAACTTTGCCCAGCTCGAAAAGTCCGATCCCGCCAAGGTTCGACCCGGCTACGACTACGATGTCGCCACCGAGGAGGTCATACTCAATCGCGTCCAGGTGGAAAACGGCGACCTCGTCCTCCCCGATGGCATGCGCTACCGCCTCCTCGTGCTGCCCAACCGCACCACCATTTCGTTGCCCGTGCTCAAGAAGGTCCGCGAGTTAGTAATTGCCGGCGCAACCGTGCTCGGGCCCAAGCCCACCGAAGCCACCAGTCTAGAAGACTATCCTCAGCGTGACGCCGAGGTCAAAAAGATCGCCGATGAACTTTGGGGTGCTGGCCCATCCGTGCCCGTTCGCACCGTTGGCGACGGGGTCGTACTCTCCGGGCTTTCCGGTCGCGATGCCCTGCTTGGCCGCACCGCTGGACCCGACTTCGCCTTCACCTCGCCCGACGATCTCGACATCAATTATGTCCACCGTCGCGATGGCGACGCCGACATTTACTTCGTGGCCAACCGCTCCAAGACCGCTGGAAAAGCTGCCTGTTCGTTCCGCGTGACCGGCAAAGTGCCCGAGTTTTGGGACCCGATGACCGGCGAGGTCCGCGACGTTCCGTCCTGGACCGACGACACCATCCACACCACCGTGCCCATGGAGTTCAACCCCTGCGGCTCCATGTTCGTCGTCTTCCGCCGCCCGGGCCGTCCCGATCCCAAGATCGGCCCTCTCGCCAACTACGATCGCGTCACCGACCTCGGCTTCCTCGATTCGGGCTGGGGCGTCGCGTTCGATCCCAAGTGGGGCGGTCCCGCCCACACCGCCTTCGAAAAGCTGACCGACTGGTCCGAAAACCCCGACCCCGGCATCCGCTATTACTCGGGCACCGCCGTCTACACCACGACGTTCGAAGGTCCGCAAACCGCCATCAAAGGCCTCGCCCTCGACCTCGGTTCGGTCCACGAGGTCTCTGAAGTCATCCTCAATGGTCGCAATCTCGGCATCGTCTGGGCCCCGCCGTTCCGCGTCGACATCAGCCAAGCCGTACAACCCGGCACCAACGTCCTCGAAGTGAGGGTCACCAACTTCTGGCCGAACCGAGTCATCGGCGACGCCCGCTCTCCTGGCCAAACCCCGTTCACCCGAACCAACATCCGCAACCTCACCGCCGACTCCAAACTCATGCCCTCCGGCCTCCTCGGCCCGGTCCGCATCGTTTCGATCAGTCGAGGCAAATAG
- a CDS encoding tetratricopeptide repeat protein, whose amino-acid sequence MTTVPLAARERAAMAASICLLYGAAWHHREVARWRNPFSRKVDAVSLSGLPPTVDYEAVVREAMTRVKENPGDLEARLDLADGYLRLERYRDAAREYGEASSLDESCTAAWAGMAKSLCYLGNFEGAKPYLERASGLDASAPSVLVGRGLLAYKDGDLKAARRDFEAASLADPGDVDAVFHLGQVLWEMHRYWECAEAFLRSLALDSANLVALRTLGNCYVALKEPKLALEAYQRAAEVDPTIETTHYGVGTLLVQLGRGAEAIEAFERALAIDPDYREAWEAIADVRQSSA is encoded by the coding sequence ATGACGACCGTGCCTTTGGCGGCGAGGGAAAGGGCGGCGATGGCGGCGAGCATATGCCTATTGTACGGGGCGGCGTGGCATCATAGGGAAGTGGCACGCTGGCGAAATCCCTTTTCTCGCAAGGTGGACGCGGTTTCGCTCTCGGGACTGCCGCCGACGGTTGACTACGAGGCGGTTGTTCGCGAGGCGATGACGCGGGTCAAGGAGAATCCTGGCGACCTAGAGGCGCGGCTGGATTTGGCGGATGGGTACCTGCGATTGGAGCGGTATCGAGACGCGGCGCGGGAGTACGGCGAGGCGTCTTCGCTCGATGAATCGTGCACGGCGGCGTGGGCGGGAATGGCAAAGTCGCTGTGCTATCTCGGCAATTTCGAAGGGGCTAAGCCGTACTTGGAACGGGCCTCTGGACTGGATGCCTCGGCTCCGTCGGTCCTGGTTGGACGCGGTCTGTTGGCCTATAAAGATGGCGATTTGAAGGCGGCAAGGCGAGATTTTGAGGCGGCGAGTTTGGCCGACCCAGGCGACGTCGATGCCGTTTTTCATCTCGGTCAGGTGCTTTGGGAGATGCACCGGTACTGGGAGTGCGCAGAGGCGTTTTTGCGGTCGCTGGCTTTGGATTCGGCTAACTTGGTGGCGTTGCGGACGCTGGGTAACTGTTATGTGGCCCTGAAGGAGCCGAAGCTGGCATTGGAGGCTTACCAGCGGGCGGCGGAGGTCGATCCGACGATCGAGACGACGCACTATGGAGTGGGCACGCTTTTGGTTCAGTTGGGGCGAGGCGCCGAAGCGATCGAGGCCTTTGAGCGGGCATTGGCGATCGATCCCGACTACCGAGAGGCGTGGGAAGCGATCGCCGATGTGCGGCAGAGCAGCGCCTAG
- a CDS encoding SDR family oxidoreductase: MDLGLAGKVALVAAGSKGIGFATAKMLAQEGCRVSICGRTQDSLDNAISEIGNGSIGIVCDVSNPNQVDHWIKESTTKLGPIDILVTNTGGPPAGSWQIMTDDQWQSGFDSTLMNVVRMVRGVAADMQQRGWGRIVHNTSLVAKEPNALLPISSTLRAGLMALTRLQALELAPHGITVNSVLPGHTLTDRQIHLAEVRSQRDGISPREALDKQAQEVPMKRLGTPEEIAAAIVFLCSQPAAYITGTNLLVDGGLTKGLA; the protein is encoded by the coding sequence ATGGATTTAGGACTCGCCGGAAAGGTCGCCCTGGTGGCCGCCGGTAGCAAAGGCATCGGCTTTGCTACCGCCAAAATGCTTGCCCAAGAAGGCTGTCGCGTCTCAATCTGCGGACGCACCCAAGACTCCCTCGACAACGCCATTTCCGAAATCGGAAACGGATCGATCGGCATCGTCTGCGACGTCTCAAACCCCAACCAAGTTGATCATTGGATAAAAGAATCCACGACGAAACTTGGACCAATCGATATCCTCGTCACCAACACCGGTGGACCTCCGGCCGGGTCTTGGCAGATCATGACCGACGACCAATGGCAGTCCGGTTTTGACTCCACGCTGATGAATGTCGTCCGTATGGTCCGAGGCGTCGCCGCCGACATGCAGCAGCGCGGTTGGGGCCGCATCGTCCACAACACTTCCCTCGTCGCCAAAGAACCAAACGCCCTTCTCCCCATCTCCTCCACCCTCCGCGCCGGTCTCATGGCCCTCACCCGCCTCCAGGCTCTCGAACTCGCCCCACACGGCATCACCGTCAACAGCGTCCTGCCCGGCCATACGCTTACCGACCGCCAAATCCACCTCGCCGAGGTCCGAAGCCAGCGCGACGGCATCTCCCCCCGAGAAGCCCTCGATAAGCAAGCCCAAGAAGTCCCAATGAAGCGCCTCGGCACTCCCGAAGAAATCGCCGCCGCCATCGTCTTCCTCTGCTCCCAACCCGCCGCCTATATCACCGGCACCAACCTTCTGGTCGATGGGGGCCTCACGAAAGGCTTAGCTTGA
- a CDS encoding DUF4253 domain-containing protein, which yields MMKWLKGLFGKSESSPPASAPPQGAMARGGVLPLMPIQKEQAQAEWQKRRGSARGVAVILVDPFDHIEIKEDAVDGRPAEVLAQAAEVDLAEFFAARRENLSLDEDEEADEELESAHREPDPAKLTKATDPVRTFSGAEFGKSAFLSEIPCEAPWQVLAHYPFGGWNDTPYDHELTAVFRDWFERFGAVPALISNDVIEFWVDRPIEDPAVAAKLAMEMFWLCPDVVDQGTESVEELANAVLGANVWYFWWD from the coding sequence ATGATGAAATGGCTGAAGGGTTTGTTTGGAAAGAGTGAGTCGAGTCCACCGGCGAGCGCGCCTCCGCAGGGTGCCATGGCGCGGGGCGGCGTACTGCCTTTGATGCCGATTCAGAAGGAGCAGGCGCAGGCAGAATGGCAGAAGCGAAGGGGCTCGGCTCGCGGGGTGGCGGTGATTTTGGTCGATCCCTTCGACCATATTGAGATCAAGGAAGATGCGGTGGACGGCCGGCCCGCCGAGGTTCTGGCTCAGGCCGCCGAGGTGGACCTGGCGGAGTTTTTCGCGGCACGGCGTGAGAACTTGTCGTTGGACGAGGACGAAGAGGCCGACGAGGAACTGGAGTCCGCGCATCGCGAGCCGGACCCGGCGAAGCTGACCAAGGCGACCGACCCTGTTCGGACGTTTTCGGGGGCGGAGTTTGGGAAGAGCGCTTTTCTGTCGGAAATCCCTTGCGAGGCGCCTTGGCAGGTGTTGGCGCACTACCCGTTTGGCGGGTGGAACGATACGCCTTACGACCACGAGTTGACGGCGGTGTTCCGCGATTGGTTCGAGCGGTTTGGGGCGGTTCCGGCTCTGATTTCAAACGACGTGATCGAGTTTTGGGTGGATCGTCCGATCGAGGACCCGGCGGTCGCGGCGAAGCTGGCGATGGAGATGTTCTGGCTCTGCCCTGATGTGGTGGATCAGGGCACGGAGTCGGTCGAAGAGCTTGCTAACGCGGTGTTGGGCGCGAACGTGTGGTATTTCTGGTGGGACTGA
- a CDS encoding SUMF1/EgtB/PvdO family nonheme iron enzyme, which produces MIVAALVLLASPLGAKGYVAIPAGTYQVGKADRLDTPVRKVTLKAFEIAVYETTNREFKQFVDAAHYVTDAERLHNAMVFAPPLKEFTWLQDKTANWRYPNGKKRGGIEKLMDHPVTSISYRDALAYCTWAGVRLPTLDEWEVACRAGTTTDTFFGDDLTKIGKYANVWHGRDHLRADTSDGYMTTAPVGSFAPSPNGLYDMYGNVFEFCSGHLKSDKSDRTVHARGGSWWCSLNSCCFFNSIDIGKVDMRASFSNQGFRVARDVKSR; this is translated from the coding sequence ATGATCGTCGCCGCCCTTGTCCTGCTTGCCTCGCCGCTTGGGGCCAAGGGCTACGTGGCCATTCCCGCCGGCACCTACCAGGTCGGCAAAGCCGATCGTCTCGACACGCCCGTGAGGAAGGTCACCCTCAAAGCGTTCGAAATCGCCGTCTACGAAACGACGAACCGTGAGTTCAAACAGTTCGTCGACGCCGCCCACTACGTCACCGACGCCGAACGCCTGCACAACGCGATGGTGTTCGCCCCGCCGCTGAAAGAGTTCACGTGGCTCCAAGACAAAACCGCCAACTGGCGTTACCCAAACGGCAAAAAGCGCGGCGGGATCGAAAAGTTGATGGATCACCCGGTGACCTCCATCAGCTACCGCGACGCCCTGGCCTACTGCACATGGGCGGGCGTCCGCCTCCCGACCCTCGACGAGTGGGAGGTCGCCTGCCGCGCCGGGACCACCACCGACACCTTCTTCGGCGACGATCTCACCAAGATCGGCAAGTATGCCAACGTCTGGCATGGTCGAGATCACCTCCGGGCCGATACCTCCGACGGCTATATGACCACCGCGCCGGTCGGCAGTTTCGCGCCCAGTCCCAACGGACTGTACGACATGTACGGAAACGTCTTCGAGTTCTGCTCCGGCCATCTCAAAAGCGACAAATCCGACCGCACCGTCCACGCCCGCGGCGGCTCCTGGTGGTGCAGTCTCAACTCGTGCTGCTTCTTCAACTCCATCGACATCGGCAAGGTAGATATGCGGGCTTCTTTCAGCAACCAAGGCTTTCGAGTTGCACGCGACGTCAAATCCCGGTAG